The DNA segment ATAAAATGGTATATCTGGAATTTCATGAGACTTCAAGTACTCTTCAACATTGGCATTCATGTATTTTATTGCAAAGGCTATAAGATGAAACTAAGTTTTCTATATCAACAGATAAACCAGGTCAATACTTTACCTCCCGAGTCCTAGCCCTTGTTTTCTCAATACCAAATGACTTTCATGAAGAAGTTTCAACATATCTGATCTTAAACTAAatggaacaataattttatcatttaaaaATACAAGTCCTTCATTTACATATATATCATTTCtcttattgtaataaatacaaACTATTTCAGGAATTTGTTACTTACTGACAGGCCAgcaaaattttcataaaaattacaaattagaCTTAATGCTGGATCCAACCTAGTTTCTTCTCTTCAGATATAGCCAATACATTGGGAACCACAACATCAAGAGCATGTATGAATGTGCTATCATTAGTCACATTGTCATTTTTCGGTTGCTCCATACGTGATAAGAAATCTGCAACTACCATATTTTTATCGGGTTTATActcaatttttaaatcatatttcaacaattaaatttcaatctcTAAAGCCTTGGAGAcattattttgcaaatagacTTATCCATAATTGATGACTGTGGCTTACTGTCATTGTAAACCACAAATTTTCTGCCATACAACAAATGATGACATTTTTTGACAGCAATACAGATACTTAgcatttccttctcaacctgtgcATACTGTGACTCAGTATGAGTCAGAGCTCGAAATCCAAAACTTACAGGCTTACCACATTGAATTAAACAAAAACCAACAGCATCTTTACTACTATCTGCATGTACTTCAATTGGTTTGTTGCAATCCAAAGTCGCTAGCACTGGGGCTGTTGTTACagcaatttttaattttttgatacACTCTGAGTGGATTGGCAACCAATGCCACATATTTTATGAGATTCTTTAAGTAATTCTTGCAATGGACTTATTATTAATTGTGACATATCTGGGATGAATTCAcgaaaataattaaacaaacaCAATACTTTTGAAGGTCTTTCTTATTTGTGGGATCCCGTAGATTAGTGATACATTCAATATGTTTTTTATCAATGCAAACTCCACTACTGGAGAATAGGCAACTCATGAAAGTTACTTTTTCAAGATTCAGCTGTAGCTTTTTAGGGTTGAACTTTGCATTATTTAACCTAGCTTTGTCCAGTACTTTGGAAAGatcatcaatttgaaatttcatcatGTTTGTCTTGATCGGGTGCTGCTATTAACAGGTCATCAAAATATACAGTTACACATTCAATATCTGAAAAAATGTcagaatttaatttatgtaacaaCTGAGGAGCTATTGAGATTCCAAATGGCAGCCTATTAAAAGAATAACATCCAAAAGGAGAACTGAATTTTCAAATCTCGGCTGACTCTTTATCCAATTTTACATGGTAGAACCCTGCACTACAGTCTAATACTGAGTAGCAACTTTTTCCATCTAATTTCGTTTTTATCTCCTATAGCGTTGGAATTAAGTATGGCTCTTGCATTAAATCTTTGTTTAAATTTTGAGGGTCGAGACATAATCTTAAAGATTTGTCAGGTTTTTCAACAATTACAAGATTACTTACATAGCTACTGGGCTTTTCATTTCTTGAAATAGTTCCTTGTTGTTCTAAATCAATTAGAGTTTCTTTCAATTCCGGCATAAGTGATAAAGGAACCCTTCGTGGAAGCCTCACTACAGGTGTTGCTccatctttcaattttattttatattctgttGGAAAACAACCTATTCCTGTGAATACAtctttgtttgtttcaaaaaacttttcctTAAACTCCAATTGTAAGTTTTGAACTCTATTAATCAAACCAAGATCAACAGAAGACTTGAGACCTAGAATAGGAATACACTTCTCATTATCTATGACAACAAACTCTCCAATCAATTCAgcattatttacactacaatataaatttacTTTACCGATAGCAACGATTTTGAAACCACCATAATTATGACTCAAGCAAAATATCACACTTTTTCAAGCCTAGCTCATCAACATTACAACTTCTCAAAATGTGCAAAGGTACCAAATTTATTTCTGCACCAGgctcaattttgaaatttattatttcaccaTTTAATTTGATTGGTTGAAACCATGAAGTTTTTACAGAATTACCGGCAGTTTTTAtgttatcaattttgaattgtctgATGCCATCAATGTTAAATTCTTGTGAAACAATTCTTACAACACGCTATTATTCCAACAAATCATCTCGTTTTGTTGAATAACCCTACTGttctgtgataaaattgaattgtatgAAATAGTTGAGTGAAGTCTTCTTGTCTAAACTCATTCCTTAATGGTATTATTGATTCGCAAAGATGTATTGGGAATATTCATGCACAGTGAAGTGGAAATAGCAAGGTAGGTCCACTTATTTTCGAAACTTGTATCAAATAGAGTGTACTAGCTTAAAAAACTGAGATTTGCTCTTAAAAAAATGTTTGTGATTATTATCAAAGAACACTCTCATAACACACTTTGATGGACACTTTTCGTTAGCTCATATTATAATCTTAGCACATTTGGAACTGATGAGTAGCCTGTTcttcagaatatattttttaaaagtgaagTAAGGAGTTGAAATGAATGACAAATGACTGATAATATCATTAAATTAAATAGTcacttttatttcaaataatcaacaatacccgttttaattttataataaatacatcTATATGATTACTTGACATGGTCTAGATTCACgtacatttattataaatatatacatttcaGTGCTGTTTTTCTATACATACAGATAATTTCAATTCCTCCTAATATGTCAGTCTATCATTATACATATTGTTTATTCATTAGACATCATACTTTCACATATTTTAATGACAGAATGCCAATATTTGATAGACATCTTTACTGTTTGAAGACAGACACATGGTGTAaggtttcatcatatttatcaagaaaaagTTCACTTGCATGACTGCTTTTTATCTAAATTACTTACAGATagatatatttaaaaaataaccaTGATTCActttattgtaatatttctctttttttaaaatttcaacatttccaattattttctaaGCAGAAAATCACCTTTATACATGTTGTATCTTCAATGGATTGAATTCAACGTttccaaatatatatttttcacattgaaCAATTTACAGGATTTGAATACCATACACTATGATAGAAATGGAACGTCTTGTAACTTCCATTCGTTCTTGTAACTTTTGAtaatatcaaaacaaaaattacttaTTTCACGAACTTTGAATAAGAACGTCAGGGCAGACTGCGTCCTTGAAATTCAtagtgtgggggggggggtgctCAAAAGCAAATCCTAGGGTGGTCCCGTAAAAAGGTCAGCAGTGTAAAAATGACTTTTGACGTCATTTGTTCGGTTTCGGTTTGCAATTCAAAGGGTCGAGGTGTAGCAGCTgaattttttctaatttcacGGGGCGTGCGTCCATGGGCTAGGTGGGAGGGGAGGGTGTACCCCTGTttgaaagaaaatattgaaagagtTTTTTCCAAGGGTAGTGGAATGCAAATATTCTTCCTATTTATTTCTCCAATTTATTTCTTAACTTGTTATTCAGTAAACAAgtatattatttaaatgtaCTTATACAATGTTTAAGCTTCATAGAACTCAGAAAATAAAATCGTTTAGAGACCGATTATAGTTTATTCGCAGCATATTTACAGGTTATATTTGTATTGACTTCAATTTGGGAATACTTTTAAGATTTAAAAGCTCAGTGCTAAAGTAAACAGTAAACTGAGTCCCATAACATTTCTGCTGGGTCCTGGCGGCTTATGTTCTACCCGGAGTTTCCTCGTGTATCTGCATTTCATTGAAGACTGTATGTAAAGTCAAGTATAATTTTCTTATTTACAGTCTAATTTCACATAATAAATGGGAATAGAACAGTTCCACATtgaatttcaagtaaatttaattcatatttacaattattttgtcTTACTAAATGGTCAACAAATGTTGGATTATTTATATCATACTATAATGTCATTTAGAATTATCTCGCTTTTTCTTTGATATGATACATTTAAAATCAACTTATATCATATTAACATTATTAGACTGATTTGATAAACTCTGTATTAACAATAATATGGTAACTAGAATGAGAATAGCTTCATACATTGATCAAATAATtcgaaaataagattattctaTAATTTGTATTCAAATATAATGATTTTATAGTCTTcatcatattgattattatctACTATTAAAATCTCCAATAGAAAATAGAAGATGATTTTAATACCATAACTGAATAATTCTGGATTAAGGAGTTGTTGATATTCTTTGTTAATTCAACTTACACTTCATGTAAAATGATAACAATGTTGTCTATTAGCTGAAAAAAGGCTGTGAACATTCTTGACCACTTCCAAAAAGATGGTGAAAGTTGATAGAGCTGGGGTTGCTGAAACTTCTGTAATGTACGGTACCGTATATTTTTCGACTGGGAGTGAAGTAACATGATGAAAATTTCGGAGAATCGAGTTTCTATGGTAGCGTATGAAGTTTGAAGGATTTCTAGAAGAAAGCTATTATGTGTGAAGGGCTCACCGCGGACACCTTTTTCCCACGAAAACTGGTCACTAACTTGAACAAGTCATCTCCGTTATAAATGGAAAAGAATCcaatctttttcttctctaaAAGATTCCCCTCACTGATCCATCCATGATATCACTGAAGCTCAAAaagcatattttcaataataatattgggcCTAACATGTATGGTGTGAGTTAAAAAGCTAAGATATCCTATAatactattatattaaaaatatctacATACCATCAACATTTTTAGAATGTAGTCTCTGTTTAATGTTGCCGGTCTCTGTTTTTCATTCCAGCTAATCGACTCATGGAATCTGACTGCACACCGTTGTGAGAAAAATATGGTGAAATAATGTTTCAGTTGATTGAAAAAAGTATCAATGAGGCTTTCAAAGAGCTATTAGttattactaaattccaataTGCTACaccttaaaaaataattgaattcacGTGGACTTTGCAATTAAATTTTGCTGTTGTCCATTTCATGGCAGCAAATTGAAAGTACTCGTCCCGTTAAAACACTTCAAAGTCTATctgaaatatttgaatagaaaataaattttagtcTAGTTTAAACCCAGGTCTGGTACGGTAAATAATGTTTGCTTTATTTTTCATTGGGGAGAAAAAGTTTTAGACTTCTTGAATTTTTCTATGGGTTTTCTATTACTCTTGAGGGTTTCAGGAGAATGTATGTATGAACATCCCTGTGAATCCCTCCACTTGAAGGTAACAATTATTACAAGCACTTGGATTGACATTTGCATATCTCATTCCATGGGAATTTCCTAACTTCATTTTCTCCAACTTCCTTCAACAATGAACATTTAATTGACATTGGAAGTTTCTGTTGATACAATAATGCTTGTTTTTGAATGAGTGTGTCGCATTTCGAGTTGTCTTCACAATATGATGTGAGTCTTTAAAAAGTGTTTGCGCGCTTGTGTGTCGGAACGAACAGGTTTTGTACTTTGGGGAGACGTAGAGTTCTCTTCAAAAACAAAATGCGAGCTTTCAGAATCAGTGACACTACTCAGCCCGGATGTAAAGCTCTATCGTATATATGAAATACTGCATTTTATATCTATCTCGTTCAGACGAGAGGACGTGTAAAGGAGGTAACAAAAGGTCTCGACAGATCTGTAGAGAGATGAGACAAAATAAAGCTTTTCCTCTTGAATCTATCTTCCACAATCGATGTTCCAGATGTAAGTCCAAGAGCTGGGTACTAAAACATACATCTCACCTACACGTTCATTGAGCACTTTTTGTGTCAGTGATATTGCTAGTGAGAGaacattatttctattttagtTATGGTTAATTTACTAATTCTCCAAAGTAAATGTCTTCTAATATCAAAAGAGTAAAACTTCCACCCTGCAATCTTCAACTAtgcaacattaaaaatattgtaaGTGGAAATACGAGACTTCTTATTTTATTGACAATTAAGTTTCATTTTTACGGTTGGAGAAATTCTCAAGTACATAACATATTTATTTTCGAGAACAAAAATAAAAGGGTGCAGAAGTGTCTGGGGGAGATGTAATCATTATCTCATGAATGGTGAGGGAAGTGATGGAAGCAAGGAAGGAACCCTACCTCAATAACCTAATGGAAATGCGCTTTTCCAGAGAAGAGAACTCATCTTTCCTCAGCTACTCGACTAGACTCTTGCTCCTGGAACGGACAGGTGCTCTTCTGAAGGCCACTTCCCACAACAAGTGCACACCACTGGCATTTTTCCTGCCCTTCTCTTTTCCAACTACAGAGAAACCTCTTCCTAAAACTATATGGCCTAGTAATAATAAGTTTTCTCTCTGGGGGAGCAAAAAAGCATCACTACTTTGAACGTTCAATTACTTCATAAATAGAACGATTCAAGCTACAACACAGCCTGACTTTTAATAGCAAAGGTAAAATTTAACCTTCCAAGTTTTAAGTAAAGTATTGGTATCAAGTGGAAAAAATCTGCGTCAAGGCCATGACATTCCAGGAAACAGGCTTTATCGTGTAATTGGCTCGAACCATGTTTAGTATCAACATTGCGATAACACATAACAAGGAGACCACTTAAATTGCACCCTTCATGTGCATAATACACGAGTCTAGCTTACTCTGTGCAGCCTACTGCTTGATTTATTAGGGGCATATCATGATGCAAATTAGAGTATGCACGGTATGAGGAAATGAGCAACAGGGCTAGGCAATTTCTGTTATTAAAATATGACAAAATATGTAACAGtaacaaaatatgaaaacaAGTTACAGTAGCTGGTCCAAGAAGTCAATGTAAATTCCTTTTCATTATGGATGAAGTATAACATTATTGACTGGGCACTTCAACtatactctgaataaaacaagttgagattTGTGCAAGATATCCGCGTTGCCAATTTGTGACCTTTCCATGCAAGTTTGAATATACCATTCAGTTTGATAACACAGTCGATGCAGAGTTATATCATTGAATAcattcaattaaatatttttaatatcgaatattaatatatattatattttttgggaTGGCATGAAAAAGTCACAAAATTGCACAATTACGCATCTCCGTTATTTTGTCCAAGACTCAACTTGTTTTAAAAGATAGGCTACTTTGACCGCTCCTTTATAGGTAGATCGATGTACTGACTCGAGTGCAATGATTATcgatgaatattattttcattgcaTTTCTTTTGTAGTAATAGAAATAATTGTTTTGAATACATAAATAGTTGCCTGTAGTAACAAGAGTGCTGAATTACTACCGTATTTATACTATTTGCATAACTGTTTTCTAATTTCTGATTAGAACGGTCACTTGTCatgatttattgatgaattttatctATGAGGATATTCAAATGTAAATGTTATCATAGAATGATGAAATTTGTCaatgatatgaatattattcataggaTTTTAtaagaattgaatgaatgaataagatttCCTTTTTGTAGTATATTACTTACATGTAGATCATTATTACTCATTTCCAAATGAACCTAGAATGTATTTTTGGTACCTTGCTCATTTCCATTAATATCAGAATGTTGCAAATTGTGAATAagaaatttaaatcaaaatctTTGAGTTCCAGTTACTCTTTTGATTTTCCCAGATATTTGATGATAAAAATTCATTCTATTATCGGAATGATAGGATAatgaaattaagttatttttctGGTAAATCCAAGTTGTCATTGGACTTTACTTTAAACAAAGATTAGAATCATGAGCCaagtatttaaaataaatattatttccatttacaatataataattcagGTCTAATCAACAATTACTAGACttcaatataacaataacataatattaaaaataagatTTCAGATAACCTTAACTTACTATACTATGCTACAGAtcattacaaaataattatcacggAGCTGAAATGTTTTACCAGTAGTTTTACAATAGTAATACATTGTAATGATGGCGGTATTTCTAGCGATGATAATAAAtactatgataataataataatcatcttcaTATTCTTAGAAAAATAATCTCTATAAAGCTGTTTGGGATAAGACTAGATCTGAGGGAAGCTCTTAATCACGGAAGTTGATGGAATATGTTTAATATGATAAAATTCCACTAAAATATCGGACTAGTATCGAACTCAAAGTTGAAGATTAGACTCGTTTTCAATCCATTATAAAAAATGACATGGCTCCATTATTTCTTCTTCAAAAATTATGTGGTTCATTCATGACAAGATGACAAAAGATATGCATTTGGttacaatatttaataaatattggttctattactcagattaacctttgaaattaatcaagCAATTAATAATGTAGACAATTGTTGTCAAATAAAGACGTGAAAAATTCTTGATGAGTTATTCTGAAACATTGAAGTTGGAAATAGCCTATCAATTATGAACAACTAATTTTTCCACAAAGAATAAACATGAgagaaatatgaaaatacaaatacaataaatttggATTTTTAAATAACACCTCATTttcattaatctatcaatttgcCAAATTCATCTACTATCCTAGAatagaaaatgataaataatgatactaataatataaaatactcTAACATGAATACTGGGAAGggttttaaaaaattcaaagatCTCTGATAGAATATTTTGGATGAGGTTACATAATTTGTAACTTGACACTTTAATCCATTGATTAATTGTAAAAAAATTCAAGCACACTATTgagaatgaacaattttgaaatggTTGAGTGAAATTTAGAGGTCATTTATGACATTTTTTGGACATTGATTTTTATGTGCATCACAAACTTCaattttgttatattttatgTTATGATCGCATATACCAATTTTTGAAATGCTGTAAAATGATGAGAAGTGTCTAGAAAATTGGAATGTAGTGGATTTGTAGTTCCTTATTCCATGaccatttttctattctattttaatgGAATTATCAGAGCTCTTCTGATCGTGATCAAAGTaatgattatatttataaaataatttattccaagttttgGGTTTAACAGATATCCTAGATTGTTTGGTTTATTTTTAGTAAGTGCATATCTCTTCATACCTTGaacatcaatattttcaaataagatTAATTACTCATTCTCATATTTTACTTGAGATGGAGGGAGACTGGTATAGTTGATTTGATAGATAGGTTGGTTGTTTAGTAGCTAAGGACAAGttacatattgaaaatttacattacATTAATAATCTTATACTAATTACAACAACTTACAGTTAACACGTTGTCATGTGACAGGCTCATTGCTAaacattcaaaagaaaaatatatctcTTACAATAATATGATAGTTTGCTGCAAAACATATTTAGTACACAGTATTAAGCGTGTAAAGCTGTAGCAGAAGCAGTGTAGAGGTAGGCCTACTCTTCAGACCTTGGCGGTGGCGGGCAGCGCATTGGACCAGTTGACGAGGCCAATGACCATATCGGCCAGGGTCCGCGAGTTGTGCGAGGGTCATCTGGAGTCAGAGCAGGGCTCGTTGTTGGGATCGCTGTCGTCGCCCAGCGAGTTCTTGGGCGGCTGCGACGCCGGGTCGTGGTTGTAGGATGCCGAGCGACCGCCCTTCGCGCCGCCCGCTATCTGCGACCCGTCCGAGCCCCTCCTGTGGTACCTCGAGCTCCTTCGCCGCACTTCTTTCACACAGAAACATCTACAAATTATTCTCTTGAACGCAAATCTAAAGTCTTTACTAAACAGTGCATATATACATGGATTGATGGCCGAGTTACAATAACCCAGCCAGAACATCACTGagaataacacagaattgatgcaCTCGATGCAAAACGCTCGTATCAAGTACATAGTGAAAAATGGAAGCCAACAAAAGATGAAGCCTCCTACGATAATTCCTAATGTCTTGGCAGCTTTGGTCTCCATACGAAACCTTTTCACTTGAGCTTTTATATTTCGTTTACCCATTCTAGAGATGAGTTTCGGTTTTGACCCCGGGGGTTGGTTTTCCTCGTTGGTGGGGGAGGGAGATAAGTCCTTGGCAAGCGTGACGGAGAGAGGGTCGCCAAGCAGCCGCGGCCTGGACGAGGACTCGGGGCTGCTGCTGGCACGGCGTCCCCTGCGGTGCGAGTGCGGCGGCTGAGCGGCCAGTCGCGCCCCTGACACGCGCAGGTGATCGCGCGATCGGAAGATTGTGCTCGTCTCCGATCCCGAATAGTGAACTGCATACAGGCCTCCACTGGCACCCGGCTGCGAGCTGCACGATGGAGGCGACGATGATGAGAACGATCCTCCCGGCGAACTGTTTTGGTTGGCAACCGCATTTATTGCATCACTGCTAGGATAACTAAcactaatttttattttctcatgtgGTCGCCTATAGTTTCTAGGTGAATTGGTCACACTATTTGCGGCACTATTTGTGGTAGTGGTGGCTGTGCTATTGCTGTTGCTGCCACTACTGCCCTGCATCACTGACCCCCGGCCTCGGTGGATTCTCAGTGTCAGTCTCTGCTCATCAAACCGGCTGCCCATCAATTTTGACCCTTTCGTCGTTCTAAACCCCTGGTTTATCGCTCTAGTTGTCTGAACTGCAGCTCTATAGATCCTCCAGTAGAAAAAAAGCATCACAAACATTGGTATGTAGAAAGAGCCCATAGCTGAGTAGACAACGTAGCCTGTCTCGTTGGTGAGCTCACAAATCCATGGACAGGGTGGGTCTTCGGGCGCGATCGTAGGAGTGACGCTTTCCTTGTCCTTCCATCCAACTAGAGGTGGGAAGCAGATGACGAAGCTCAGAACCCATACGGCTGCTATGAGTATCTTGGCTCTGCCCATGGACATGATGCTCGGATAGGTGACTGGTCTGGTCACGGCCACGTATCTGTCCAGCGAGATGGCGCACAGGTTCAGAATGGACGCTGTGCACATCCACACGTCCAATGCCAACCACACTGAGCACCACAGGTCACCGAATATCCACACCTGCAACATTACATCCCCATCATgtctttcaatataaataatgagGCGAAAATATATCACAAGTATCTATATTCCTATCACTTAAATAtcactaaatatttttttctacacCTGTCAAATTTGTTCCTGGCTTGTTTTAACACATGATTAAAACTTGTATAAGagaataatttctataataatagaaGCAGATATAGGTTCTTATCAATATTGTTCgtgctacagtaactatataaccatgTTATATGTCATaattatagttactgtagtttgTGCTAACGACGAGTTATAATATATGTTACTGAGAAATGGAGCTGGAGTCTGTACGGTGCCCTGAATCTCAAAGATGGATGTAATTAGTCAGTGAATTGGGATAAATTCTGTTAATTGGAGAATCCACATTTTCTCAGTTAACAGATGTTTAGAAGTTTAACGTAATCAAACTTGAGAATTGCTTGAATGTGACAATCAATAGTGTCCAACGCCCCATGAAGGTATTTCTGGGAATCCCTGACCTGTCAAATCACATAATTGGTAGCCTGTCTCATTAGAGTAATGTCTGCTATAATCATCATTGATCGTCTGTAATGAATTGAACTGACAGTT comes from the Nilaparvata lugens isolate BPH chromosome 1, ASM1435652v1, whole genome shotgun sequence genome and includes:
- the LOC111045524 gene encoding octopamine receptor Oamb-like; protein product: MNQSVCDSLRAEVEWEDPRLLSALGVLILLDLMVILGNLLVVAAVFISSKLRSVTNMFIVSLAIADLMVGVAVLPFSATWEVFKVWIFGDLWCSVWLALDVWMCTASILNLCAISLDRYVAVTRPVTYPSIMSMGRAKILIAAVWVLSFVICFPPLVGWKDKESVTPTIAPEDPPCPWICELTNETGYVVYSAMGSFYIPMFVMLFFYWRIYRAAVQTTRAINQGFRTTKGSKLMGSRFDEQRLTLRIHRGRGSVMQGSSGSNSNSTATTTTNSAANSVTNSPRNYRRPHEKIKISVSYPSSDAINAVANQNSSPGGSFSSSSPPSCSSQPGASGGLYAVHYSGSETSTIFRSRDHLRVSGARLAAQPPHSHRRGRRASSSPESSSRPRLLGDPLSVTLAKDLSPSPTNEENQPPGSKPKLISRMGKRNIKAQVKRFRMETKAAKTLGIIVGGFIFCWLPFFTMYLIRAFCIECINSVLFSVMFWLGYCNSAINPCIYALFSKDFRFAFKRIICRCFCVKEVRRRSSRYHRRGSDGSQIAGGAKGGRSASYNHDPASQPPKNSLGDDSDPNNEPCSDSR